The nucleotide sequence AGGAAATTGCTGTCCATGGCCATATGGTGGTGTGAGAAAATAGGTTGgccagtctctctctctctctctgtggttGGATCCGGACCTCCTTTAAATGCAGAAGCAGTCAGATGCTTACACGTGTCTCAGATTAGTCATCGCAGGGTCTAGAGTGAGCTCACGTGGGGTGTGATCTGTTTGACTGGTACGGCTTCATCCCCAGCCTGGACCCTGCCACTTCATACAAAACTCCTGACGCAGACTTGTTCAcacttgttttcttcatttccaAGCAAACAACCTAGACTACTGTGTAGTCTAACATTTTCAGTTGTGACTTGTTATGAGTCATATCCTTGGTGGAGACACTATGTCACTGTGCAGTAGGAAAGGAAAGGTGGAAGCTCATAGTTGACGGGAAGAAGTGGGAAGTTCTCATACAGTTCAGACACTGCACTTCGCCTTGTAGATGAGGGCTGTGTAGGTTTTGCCATATATGCATTTTCTCTCTGTAAGGGCAGATTTCCTAGTGACAAACATGTGCAAGTAGGTATTATAAAGCTTCCTGCTGGCGGTGGGAGAGTCAGGTCTTTTATATTTAACTGTAGCCCCATAGTGTTTTTTGATGCAGTGTAGATGGTTTGAAACTCCTCTTTCTGACAGTGGAGGTAAAGTTGTTTCATTGTATTAACTGTCATTTCATAAAGCTCTTTGATGCCTAGCTTGTTTTTAACATTAACTGCCTCTGATACTCAGTGATTGTGGAGACATTATAATGTTGCAGTATTTCTTGGGTCAAATATGCTTTCGCACCCACTCTCCATGTCACAGCGAGACGGTGATTGTGTGTATTTAAATAACGCTTCTAAAAACagagcgtttttttttttttttttttttaaagaaccacAGTTCCTGGTTTACTTTTAGTGGTGTGATTAAGGGGCAAAGGCTTCATTTAGGTTTTCTCCCACTTTTCATCCCCTTTCTTCCAGTAATCCCCTGTGACGTCCTCATGTATGTTTCTGTGCATTTATGAAGTATTCTGAACAGGCAGGGTTTTTCTTCCTTGTGAGCTTTATGTTTGGCCCATATATTGGCCTGGGCTCAAGAATGACAAAAATTCCTGTGCACTCACCCAGTTTCTCCAACCTgtgccctcctcctcctccccagcCAGCTCTTTGTCTTGTTTTGGAAGTGGGGGGTGGGTTGCTCAGggctttatttaaaatttccaGTTGTGGCCTGCCCTCCAACAGGAGATAGACTTCAGAAAGTCCTCCATTGGTTCTGCTTAACtaagctttttttgttgttgttaaatGCTTTAAACTACTCGGTGTTATTTCTAATATGTTCTGTCTCAGCAGTTCATTGTGACATTACAATGTTCTTGCATTTAACACCTTCAGAGTTGGGTCCTGTTGCTAACAGTGATTACCTAGGGTCAAAAAGTTTTTGGAATGAAAACTCAGGGTGAAATAAAGATGACATCAAACTTTATAGAGTCTTTGGGGGTTTTCCTTTTAGTCACAGTAGCTCTGCCAAAGTTATTCTGCAGAGCTCTTGGATAGTGCTCTCCATGTTTGGTGAAAAAGTTTGTAATTTGAGATGCTATAGGAATGACCTCAGTTTTTAGTGATCATCTAAGGAGAGTTCACAGAGGTCTTTTCTGCTACATGAGCTTCCTGAAACTCCAAACCACAAGCACAGCACTCAAACACACATTTGACCCAGTTTTTGTTCCAGCAACAGGCTTGTCTGGCAGAGTGAAAAATGCAGTAGAAGTCGACATATACTGATATTCTGTTCACACAAACTCCTACGCTTTATTGCACCAGAAAGTACTTTAACCGTAATTTGCAGGTGGATTTGTATATTACACAGGCCTATATGTCAAGTGCATCATGGGACTATAGTGAAGTTGCCTCTGGTTATCCCCCTAAAAGTCACATCGTTGAACAGGGAAGTGCTTCATGGAGTTGGGTGGTGGCTACGATACAGTCAGGATCAAAAATAACTGAGCTGAACTGAGTTGGGGCTAATGCATTCAAACACACAGAGTGAGCCGGTTATAAGTCATTAAAGTCAGCCTGTTCTGATCTTGATCAAGTGGTTGTTATTCACCAACTGTTGCCAGAGGCCCTTGAATGGTTAATGCTTTGATGACTGTATGCCTGTTTATGATGAATGGTCCACTTCTTTAAAGTGGCAAATGTTTAGCTGATGCCCTTTATGACTCGAATTATTGAGCAAACTTAATCTGCTCCTTAGTTTGTAGTCCATTCTGCACAGTCATCCTTGAACAACCATGAATGCTAACCTAATTTGCATCCCTTTCTGCTGAACCGGTTATATTATTTTCTTCACCGCAGTCACTGTCATATCATTCAACTTTACCAGCAGTTTCTCAGAATTGGATTGGCCAGCTGTAATTAAGTCTGTACTCCATGCTGTGTTTTAATTCTGTCCAACTTCTTTCGTAAGCCGCTCATCGGCAAACGGATTAGCCGGTTACCTGGAGGAAGGAGATATGTTTGCACACTGCACTTTGTGCCATTTATAGATCCATCAAACAAGTGCTTGCAGACCGTCGATACACTTCAGGATAATGTGACATCAACTATCTGCAGCTAAATTAGGCAAGAAAGAGGAGCCTTGCTGCAATTTTGGTCCCACCATGAACTACAGCTGCAGGTGGGGGAAGCAAGGGTGTCGTTTTACCACGCCCCTCTGCCCCAAAATACCCCCCCATACACTCACAAGGGAGATGTTCACTTTCCTTTGTGTTCAGTGACCAGTGAGGGGGGAGTGGTTATCCTGCTCTCAGATTTCTGACTTGGCCTTACACGTGCCTCATCTCCcccatttcatttatttttcctctctGGGCACCAACCCAGAGCAGGGCATCTCTGTTAAGGAAGAGTTTAGGTGCAGTCCAACAGACACAGTTCACATGTATTCATCGCTGTGTTGCATTTATAACACAGGAATTAATAAGGAAACAGATTACATTTCTGTTTGGGGGCCATAGCCAACTTACTgttgtgtgtaaaaaaaaaaaaagggtgatAAATGAAAGCTTCCAGACAAATGGGAGGAAAAATGTTTGAGTCATACCATGCTGTACTCTAAAAGTTTAATGTATTTCTTTGCTGTCCACACAGGGCCATCTCTCTGAAGGCCTTGTCACAAAGTGGTACAGATCTCCTCGCCTGCTGCTCTCACCTAACAACTACACCAAAGCCATTGACTTGTGGGCTGCTGGCTGCATCTTTTCTGAGATGCTGACGGGGAAAACTCTCTTTGCAGGTAATTGATGGTTCTTTTTCATACGTTAAACTTTCCGTAGCACCTTATGTTCAAACAGAGGAAAACAGTTTTAATTTAGTTTGTAGGACTGAGTAGGTAAATGTATTGCAATGGAATGAGGCTGCGTTTGTTTAGCTGGTTAAGGTCTGTTTAGATGAGGCGGAGATAAAGGTagagtttggttttttttttggtttttttatccTTTCCATTTTTAATCTAGCTGGAGCTGGATGAAACTGTCTGGTTTTGTGTAGGAACTACCTTAGACTAGGCACAGGGCAAACAACAGTTGTTCCCATGATCTTCCACGCGTAGCCTGGCTAAATTCTCTCAGTCTTGCAGATGTTGTGTAACTTTTCCAGGAAACAACCCAATGTTTGTCTGTTTCAGGAGCACATGAACTCGAGCAGATGCAGCTGATCCTGGAATCTATTCCCGTGCTGCGAGAGGAAGACCGACAAGAGCTTCACAGTGTCATCCCCGTCTTCATCCGCAATGACATGTCGAAGCCTGACACACCTCTTGTTAAGCTGCTGGCTGGTGTCAGTCCACAGGGTAAGCATCGTATTATTCAGCCAGAACTACTTGCAGAGTTACCCAGTGCTCGGAGGGGTTGTGGGTTGGGTTGCTCATGCGTCACTACTGTAATTACCTGGTTGACAGTCTAATTTTCCTCGTCCTCTGTAGCCCTGGATTTTTTGGAGAAGATCCTCACCTTTAACCCCATGGATCGTCTAACAGCCGAAGAGGCCCTGGCCCACCCCTATATGGCTGACTACTCCTTCCCCCTGGATGAGCCGGTCTCTCTGCATCCCTTTCATATTGAAGATGAAGTAGATGACATCCTGCTCATGGACCAGAGCCACAGCCATACCTGGGACAGGTGCGTCAACAAACTTAGGAACATTTCTTTTTTGCCGATAAcgatgatttaaaaaacaaaaaggttattcttttctaatttctgccttaatTGTGTGTTGTGCTGTTTTAGGTATCATGAGAGCCAGTTCTCAGAGGCTGATTGGCAGTTGCACAGCACCCATGACCCAGATGAAGTTCAGGTTGACCCAAGGGCACTCTCTGACGTTACAGATGAAGAGGAGGTCCAGGTATCCAACTTAAACTTCAGCTGTTGGAGGATGACAGGATAGAGAAGTCATTTGTGATTTCTAGAAACGACAGGCTGAACGTTTCCTGTTTATCACCAGGTTGATCCCCGTAAATATGCTGACGGAGATCGAGAGAAGTTCTGGGATGACCCGTCCTTCGACTACTCAACTCTGCTCCCATCAGAGCGATCTTGGCAGGAAGACCACCACGAGAACAAGTACTGTGATGTGCAGTGTAGTCACACATGCAACTACAAGGCTGTGTCCCCCTCCTACCTAGACAACCTCATCTGGAGGGACAGTGAAGTTAACCACTACTATGAACCCAAGCTCATCATTGACCTGTCTAACTGGAAGGAGCAACAGAGCAAGGAGAAGGCAGACCGCAAAGCAAAGAGCAAGTGTGAGAAGAACGGGCTAATGAAGGCCCAGATTGCACTGAAAGAGGCAGAAACGAGTCCTGCGGAGAAGGACAACGAACAGGAAAAACACCAGGCAGAGAGGCAGCAGAACCAAGGCTTCGACTTTGACTCCTTCATCGCTAGCACCATCAGACTGAGCCTGCAGCCAGAGCCCTGTCAGGAGGTGACCCTGCTCAACGAGGTGGGCCTTCTGAACGAGCTCAACTTCTCCGTCTCGCAGCTAGAGGCTCCTCGCTCAACTTCCATGTCAAAGACTATTAGTcaggagaaggaggagaagTGCCTGGTAAACCTTGCCCAGTTAGGTGGTGGGGGTTTGGGAGTGGTGGCCGGGGACTGCGTCTGGCCCACTGAGCCCTGGGAGAGCTTCAGATCCGGGGAGAGCCACGACGACAGCGACTGTTTGATAGACGAAGCGTGCTGGGACATTCGTATGGCGGACCACCTCCAGAAGGAGAGCTCCTGCACCAGCTACCTGGACCGCTTTTTCAGCCGAAAAGATGACGGGGTCGCAGAGACCGTGACCAGTTTGGAGATGGAGCCCTCAGTGGTGAAAGAGCTGGACGACAGCTTCCTGGACAGTAACGCAGAGATTGTGCTCAATATGCAGCTGGACTCTCTGGCCTTGCCTGTGTTTGACGGCCCCGACGACTTGCCTCTAAAATCCATCCAGGCCTCCCTCTCCCCCTGTGCTG is from Girardinichthys multiradiatus isolate DD_20200921_A chromosome 4, DD_fGirMul_XY1, whole genome shotgun sequence and encodes:
- the mapk6 gene encoding mitogen-activated protein kinase 6, which encodes MAEKFESLMNIHGFDLGSRYMDLKPLGYGGNGLVFSAVDTDCDKRVAVKKIILTDPQSVKHALREIKIIRRLDHDNIVKVFETLGPCGRSLTEDVASLTEVNSVYIVQEYMETDLCQLLERGPMSEGHARLFMYQLLRGLKYIHSANVLHRDLKPANLFVNTEDLVLKIGDFGLARIMDPHYSHKGHLSEGLVTKWYRSPRLLLSPNNYTKAIDLWAAGCIFSEMLTGKTLFAGAHELEQMQLILESIPVLREEDRQELHSVIPVFIRNDMSKPDTPLVKLLAGVSPQALDFLEKILTFNPMDRLTAEEALAHPYMADYSFPLDEPVSLHPFHIEDEVDDILLMDQSHSHTWDRYHESQFSEADWQLHSTHDPDEVQVDPRALSDVTDEEEVQVDPRKYADGDREKFWDDPSFDYSTLLPSERSWQEDHHENKYCDVQCSHTCNYKAVSPSYLDNLIWRDSEVNHYYEPKLIIDLSNWKEQQSKEKADRKAKSKCEKNGLMKAQIALKEAETSPAEKDNEQEKHQAERQQNQGFDFDSFIASTIRLSLQPEPCQEVTLLNEVGLLNELNFSVSQLEAPRSTSMSKTISQEKEEKCLVNLAQLGGGGLGVVAGDCVWPTEPWESFRSGESHDDSDCLIDEACWDIRMADHLQKESSCTSYLDRFFSRKDDGVAETVTSLEMEPSVVKELDDSFLDSNAEIVLNMQLDSLALPVFDGPDDLPLKSIQASLSPCAVKCSPQIAHKTYSSIFKHLN